GGATATGCTGTCCATTACCTGCTGGCCTCTGTCAGAAAAATGAAATGCATCTCTATCAGACATGTCAAGAAAATTGTTTATGTCTGCACCCGCAGAAAACGCCTTCTCGCTTCCTTTAAGCACGACGACCTTGCCTGATTCTCGAACGGCATCTTCAATTTCTTCTAACGTATCTAAATTTAGCGGGTTAAGGGAGTTTTCCCTGCGTATAGTGACTATCCTGATGCCTTCGTGATCTTCCAATGATATATTTCTATAATTCGGAGAACTCATATTTATCGTTACTTTCATGTACAATAACGTTTTTAAATTTGCGCTGGTCTACTATTATCCAGTGAATGCCATAATGAGAAAAACTTGTAGCTGAATGGCTGGCCAATCATAAAACCTTAAACATTACAAAAGCTATTAAAAACCCAGCTATCGTACCGGTATTTATGTAAGGGAGGCCTGGTGCAGGCCTGTCTCTATTACAAAAGTAGAGTACAGCCATACCTATAAGGCCGCCACCTAACGGAAGCAAAGTAAAATAGAGTATATTGGAGATTCCGTATAAGGCAGATGATACAACGAGAATGCTTGGCAAAGCGATGTCCCCAAATCCTATCATGAGGGCGTTTCCTTCTCCGCGGTTTTCGAAAGTAACGTTCTTCATAGTGAAATCCCTATTCTCAGGTATAACAAATAGCATTGGGAGATCAGAATCAACTGCATACCTTGCCAGGCTTATCATATGCTTAGTTTTGTAAACAGCTATGTAGTCGTATATCTCGAAAACAACCAGGAAAGCAACAGCCGCCCATACGCCAAATGTAATACCCCATATTGATGCTATTCCGACAGCGAGAAAAAAACCAGCAGTATCTGTTATGTACCATTCATTTTTAAAAAGGAGCAGATAAAAGTAAGAAATCGCAATGGCAACTGAAATTGCTAGTATAGCATATAGGTTATCAAGGAATATAGAAAGCAGTATCAAGAATACATAGAATATTACGTATGCTACCACAACAGAATAAATTATGCGAAATATCCTAAGCTTTTTTCTTCTACCTAGATAGATTATCACAAAGGAGAATAGGAAGGCTGCAACTATATAAACAAATATATAGCTTAGGCCATAGGTAGGACTCCTGTGTGATATAGAAGGCTCGGAGTTGTATACTGCGACTGCCAGAAGAAGAGCCATAATTGATGCTGCAACAAATATTAACATAGAGGTTATCTCAGCTTTTGCTCGCATCTTTTTTCCTCCTTCCTGCCTTCTTCTCTTCAACTTTATTGGATTTCTTCTTATTGTATTCGCATGAAATGTTCGGGCAGAATTTCCATCTCCTTTTTCCATTAACTGCTTCTAACAATGGCGCACCACAGATGGGGCATTTTTCTCCAGTTTTCTCTATTTTGCCCTTCTGTGGAAGGGGATATGTCACCGTGCACTTAGGATAGTTGCTGCATCCAAGAAACCTCTTCCCATACCTCGACTGCCTAAGTATAAGCCTACCGCCATCCTTAGGGCATTCTCCAAAGTCTTCTTTTTCTTTGTTGTATGCACACCCAGGGTCGATACATTTTACCTCTGGAGACTGTCCTCTGCGGATAATCTTTATGAGCGGCAATCCACACACTGGGCACAACTGATCCATGAGTGAGATCGAACCATTCTTCTTTATTTTGAAGTCTATCCTACAGCCGTCAACCTCGCACCTTATCCTATACGTAAATTTGTCCTTTGAGAGTATAAGGTTATGATCTGGATGAAACGGACATTTGCCCATTGCTTCTCCAGCGTTTATCCCTGTATTTATAATACTCTTTACATCATCGGCCTTATTGATGAAGTCACCGAGCACAGAATGAAGCATCTTCTTTGATTCATCAACGACCTCCTGCTTTGACATGAGGCTCCTTTCTATCTTGTCCATATCCTGCTCCAGCTTAGCAGTCATATCAGGATCAGCTATACTTGAATTCACGCTTTTTACAGCATCTATAAAGGCTATTCCCAGGCCCGTTGGACGGACGGGGTTCCCCTCTATGAACCCCCGGTCGATGAGTTTCCCGATTATGTCGTGCCTTGTGCTTTTTGTCCCGAGATTTAGATCCTCCATTTTTTTGAGAAGAGAGGCCATATCATATCTAGGTGGAGGCTTAGTCTGATCCTCATTGAGCAGCCAATTCGTACCATGTAGGATCTCTCCTTCTGAGAGGTCTGGCATAAACTCATCCCTGGAAGAGTAGCCATACACAGCCATCCATCCTAGATCTGTAGTCTGCGAGCCACGAGCCAGGAATTTATATCCGTTGACGTCTATCTCAGCCTCCTTCACTGTCTTTCGTCCATCCCTGTATAGGGTAGATATGAATCTTCTAAGTATGAGATCGTAGATGCGTGCATAATCGCCTTTCAGTTCTTCCTTTGGCATTTCAACGGGGTATATCGGCGGGTGATCCGTTGTCTCCGTCCTGCCGCGAGATGGAATTATCTTTTCCCATCCGAGGATCTCTTCTACGTAATTTGAATACTTTGATTTAGAAAATTTCTGTAGCACATTCCTTAGGTTTATTGCACGCGGATAGACTGTATTGTCAGTCCTAGGGTAGCTTATTAGGCCTCTGGTGTACAAGCTTTCTGCTATAGACATGGCCTTTGTAGGCATTATTCCTATTCTCGAGGCTTCCCTAAGGAATTCTGTCGTACTGAAGGGAGTCGGCCTCCTTATTGATTCTTCGTGCTTTTCAAACTTAATTACTGTCCCATCCCTTCCATTTATGGATGAAAAAACTGAATTAGCTACATCCTTATCGAATAATTTTTTTTCATATGCTGCTTGAAATTCCCCTTCCTTTTGAAATGTTATAGATATTGTCCAGAAAGTCTGTGGTTTGAAGTTCTCTATTTCACGCTCTCTTTCGACAACAATTGCAAGCGTTGGGGTCTGTACTCGCCCGGCTGAAAGAAAGTATCTTCCGAGCCTACCCGTCGCTAGCGAAAAGAACCGAGTTAAAACTGCACCCCAGATCAAGTCAATGCTCTCCCTTGCGTCCGCTGCATCAGCAAGGTTATAATTGACATCTATAGGCTTTTCGAAGGCGTTCCTTATCTCTTGGCCTACCAATGAACTGAACTTTGCACGCAGTACCTTTTCCTGTCCTTCCTTTATTATGTCCAGGGCTTCAACACCTATGAGCTCGCCTTCCCTATCATAGTCTGTAGCTATTATTATTTCATCTGCCTTTCCTTTAAAAGACGATAGTGTCTGATAGGCACTCTTGTTTTTAACCTTCTTCACAATATCGGCGTCTATAAGCTCCTTTAAGTCTGTCTTCTCCCAATTGCTGAAATTTTCTGGAAAATCGGCCTCAACAATATGGCCTGAAAGTGGAATTAAGAGAGTCTTTTTCCCATTAGATTCGAATTCTATGTAGGAAAGGCCCTTTACCCTTCTAGCCTTTGCAGTGCCATTAGACAGAAAATACGCAATTCTCCTGCCCGCATCTACCTTTTCTGCTATTATTACCCTAAAATAATCCTGCAAGAATTTTACCTCTTTATCTGGAAATCCTGAAACTCAGTATAAGGTTCAATGTAAACATCGTACCGCTTGACTTCAGCATATGGCATGTTAGAAACACAATAGCTGATAAGCTTTTCTATTTGTTCACTTTCGCCTGAAAACAGCGCTTCAACTGAGCCGTCAGGCAAGTTCTTGATCCATCCCTTTACCCCTAGCTCGAGGGCTTTAACGAGCGTGTTAGACCTGAAATTTATACCCTGTACTCTTCCGTAAAATCTTACCCTTCTTGTTGTAAGCATGACACCACGTTATCAAAAACAAGGATTTATAATATTATTATACGTAAATTTATATATATGATCGTAAATTCACCATTGACAAGGCTTTGAACTTCTAGATCATGGTTTTTTTAAACCAATATAAGTAAGCTAATATCGATCCAACTGATATACCTATAGCCGTATTTAAGAGAAAAAACAAGCCATAGGAAAGATGATAGGTATATTGTAGGGAAAACGACAGTAAGTCTGGAAATCCAACAATGAGGCCGGAGTAAAAAAATGTAACCATGAACGCTAATTGACCGCCAAACGAATAGAAATTGATAGTATCTGCCGAAGCTGGTATCTTTGAGTATAATCTCCTTACATTGAAAAACAGAGATATGATAAAGTACAGAATTGTATCGAAAAATACGAGAAAGTAATAAATAGGCGTCATCCTTATTTTGATTGAAAGTGTTATCAGCATAGCTGAGGTTATGGCAGCGAATATTAGAAATGGCGCAGGCAGCTTCCAGGCTATCACATTTTTTGGAGATACAGGGAGAGAACGGAGAAATGATATACCATTTCCTTCTATCACAAGAAATAGTATAGAATAGAAGGAAGAAACAACAACTACAAATGCAATAAGTACATTATAAAGGGATATTGGGTTGACACTGATCTCCGGGGAATAAAGTAACTCTGACATAACGGTAGGGAATACAAAAAATATTGGCATGATTAGCAAAACAAGGTTCTGGGATTTTCTTGACGACAACCAGATATCCTTATAAAAGAACGATAAGTATGGTTTTCGTATCTTCTCAGCTCTTTCGAGGTTGACCTCTGCTCTTCCGCTAGACCTCATTGGTTCAACAAGCCTCGAAAATGCAATTGAATTAAGCTTCGTAAAAGAAAATATTATGAAAAGGAGGTAGAGAATAGATAGAGAGAAGCCCATAAATGCTTTTAATAAACTGTCAGCATAAAAAAGCGTCTTTGGTATGTTGATAATAGGTATGACGAAAGAATAAGGAAACGCCATATTTGGTACAATTATATTGACGTAATCTGCGTTATATAATATAATTTCGAAAATAACGAAAACGAATATGAGAAATATTACGCGGCCTGCATTTCTTATTATTATAGAGGATCTAGTTCTTTTCCCGAGTATACGTCTGCTGAAAATTATAAAGAGAAGTGATCCTATTGTATATCCAAGGAGCATTGTAAACAGCGACCAAATAAAACCTAGTAATGCTATGTAGGCATTTCCATAAAACGCTGAAGCTATGAATACTGCTGGCATTACAGCGAAGAGCGATGAGCTTCCAGTATAGATAAACCATGATACCGCAATAACGTTCTGTGGTAGATCGAGAGGGAGAGCACGGAGTGGGTCGAGTATATGATTTATACTTATTGAGACGAAAAAGAGGAGGGAATTAGATACGTTGATGAACAACACATATATGTAAAGTATAAGCACTATGTTTGAAAGCGTAAAAATATGGTGAGATAGCAAACTAGGCACGACGAGAACAAGGGAGAACAACATGAACGATATTGAGGTCATAGCGTAGGAAAGATTTACGTATCTCATTACATAGGCAGACTTATCGCTAGCTGCATTTGCTCTCTTAGTAAACGAGGCTGAATTCTTAAGTGCAAGGTAGCGTTCTTCTATCAAAAGCCTTCTTGCTAAATACAATGTTTGCTTAATCTCCAACCTCTCCCCTCAGAGACTTAACTACATCACCAAGATCCTCAGAGTTTGTCAGCTTCAGGAATATATCCTCCAGGTTCTGGCTATTTTCCGGCGCCGAACTTTCTAGATCCCTTATGGTGCCATTTGCGACTATGCTACCCTCATAAAGTATAGCGACGGAGTCGCATAAGTTTTCAGCGATCTCTAGTATATGCGTGGAAAAAACGACTATTTTGCCCCTGTTTTTCATGTCCATGAGTATATCTTTGAATATGCGTGCTGACCTTGGATCTAATCC
This genomic stretch from Thermoplasma volcanium GSS1 harbors:
- a CDS encoding acylphosphatase, whose product is MLTTRRVRFYGRVQGINFRSNTLVKALELGVKGWIKNLPDGSVEALFSGESEQIEKLISYCVSNMPYAEVKRYDVYIEPYTEFQDFQIKR
- a CDS encoding permease gives rise to the protein MEIKQTLYLARRLLIEERYLALKNSASFTKRANAASDKSAYVMRYVNLSYAMTSISFMLFSLVLVVPSLLSHHIFTLSNIVLILYIYVLFINVSNSLLFFVSISINHILDPLRALPLDLPQNVIAVSWFIYTGSSSLFAVMPAVFIASAFYGNAYIALLGFIWSLFTMLLGYTIGSLLFIIFSRRILGKRTRSSIIIRNAGRVIFLIFVFVIFEIILYNADYVNIIVPNMAFPYSFVIPIINIPKTLFYADSLLKAFMGFSLSILYLLFIIFSFTKLNSIAFSRLVEPMRSSGRAEVNLERAEKIRKPYLSFFYKDIWLSSRKSQNLVLLIMPIFFVFPTVMSELLYSPEISVNPISLYNVLIAFVVVVSSFYSILFLVIEGNGISFLRSLPVSPKNVIAWKLPAPFLIFAAITSAMLITLSIKIRMTPIYYFLVFFDTILYFIISLFFNVRRLYSKIPASADTINFYSFGGQLAFMVTFFYSGLIVGFPDLLSFSLQYTYHLSYGLFFLLNTAIGISVGSILAYLYWFKKTMI
- a CDS encoding presenilin family intramembrane aspartyl protease PSH, producing the protein MRAKAEITSMLIFVAASIMALLLAVAVYNSEPSISHRSPTYGLSYIFVYIVAAFLFSFVIIYLGRRKKLRIFRIIYSVVVAYVIFYVFLILLSIFLDNLYAILAISVAIAISYFYLLLFKNEWYITDTAGFFLAVGIASIWGITFGVWAAVAFLVVFEIYDYIAVYKTKHMISLARYAVDSDLPMLFVIPENRDFTMKNVTFENRGEGNALMIGFGDIALPSILVVSSALYGISNILYFTLLPLGGGLIGMAVLYFCNRDRPAPGLPYINTGTIAGFLIAFVMFKVL
- a CDS encoding DNA topoisomerase I → MQDYFRVIIAEKVDAGRRIAYFLSNGTAKARRVKGLSYIEFESNGKKTLLIPLSGHIVEADFPENFSNWEKTDLKELIDADIVKKVKNKSAYQTLSSFKGKADEIIIATDYDREGELIGVEALDIIKEGQEKVLRAKFSSLVGQEIRNAFEKPIDVNYNLADAADARESIDLIWGAVLTRFFSLATGRLGRYFLSAGRVQTPTLAIVVEREREIENFKPQTFWTISITFQKEGEFQAAYEKKLFDKDVANSVFSSINGRDGTVIKFEKHEESIRRPTPFSTTEFLREASRIGIMPTKAMSIAESLYTRGLISYPRTDNTVYPRAINLRNVLQKFSKSKYSNYVEEILGWEKIIPSRGRTETTDHPPIYPVEMPKEELKGDYARIYDLILRRFISTLYRDGRKTVKEAEIDVNGYKFLARGSQTTDLGWMAVYGYSSRDEFMPDLSEGEILHGTNWLLNEDQTKPPPRYDMASLLKKMEDLNLGTKSTRHDIIGKLIDRGFIEGNPVRPTGLGIAFIDAVKSVNSSIADPDMTAKLEQDMDKIERSLMSKQEVVDESKKMLHSVLGDFINKADDVKSIINTGINAGEAMGKCPFHPDHNLILSKDKFTYRIRCEVDGCRIDFKIKKNGSISLMDQLCPVCGLPLIKIIRRGQSPEVKCIDPGCAYNKEKEDFGECPKDGGRLILRQSRYGKRFLGCSNYPKCTVTYPLPQKGKIEKTGEKCPICGAPLLEAVNGKRRWKFCPNISCEYNKKKSNKVEEKKAGRRKKDASKS